From Kryptolebias marmoratus isolate JLee-2015 linkage group LG15, ASM164957v2, whole genome shotgun sequence, a single genomic window includes:
- the chd9 gene encoding chromodomain-helicase-DNA-binding protein 9 isoform X7, whose amino-acid sequence MESALQDKQEKANRIISEAIAKARQRGEKNIPRVMSPESFPSSSAQYKAHWDREHKGNGKARSKDKACRKACIVPSSKSKQKSKIGKIVIKIGKKKKRKPASSEEESDDDPPPRHASKDADSKRRSNRQVKRKKYAEELEARLSDEDVKVIVKAKKSNTAASKEPAVQLFVENPTEEDAAVVDKIMSFRIAKKEVSPGVMVEVEEFFVKYKNYSYLHCEWATEQQLVKDKRIQQKIKRFKMKQAQRALFFTDMEEDPFNPDYVEVDRVLEVSYCEDKDTGEEVVYYLVKWCSLPYEDSTWELKDDVDQSKIEEFEQLQAVKPDSRRMERPPANLWKKREQSREYRNGNTLRDYQLEGVNWLLFNWYNRRNCILADEMGLGKTIQSITFLEEIHRIGIRGPFLIIAPLSTIANWEREFHTWTYLNVIVYHGSMISRQMLQQYEMYFRDAQGRVIRGAYKFQAVITTFEMILGGCPELNAIEWRCVIIDEAHRLKNKNCKLLEGFKLMNLEHKVLLTGTPLQNTVEELFSLLHFLEPARFPSENTFMQEFGDLKTEEQVQKLQAILKPMMLRRLKEDVEKKLAPKEETIIEVELTNIQKKYYRAILEKNFSFLAKGAGQANMPNLVNTMMELRKCCNHPYLIKGAEEKILEDFREVYSPIAVDFHLQAMVQSAGKLVLIDKLLPKMKAGGHKVLIFSQMVRCLDILEDYLIQKRYLYERIDGRVRGNLRQAAIDRFSKPDSDRFVFLLCTRAGGLGINLTAADTCIIFDSDWNPQNDLQAQARCHRIGQNKAVKVYRLITRNSYEREMFDRASLKLGLDKAVLQSMSGRDNSLGGGTGGGAVQQQLSKKEIEDLLRRGAYGAIMDEEDEGAKFCEEDIDQILQRRTKTITIESEGRGSTFAKASFVASGNRTDISLDDPNFWDKWAKKADIDMDMVNGRNSLVIDTPRVRKQTRPFSATKDELAELSEGESDSDDTKPKLRRNDRPNSYGRTECFRVEKNLLVYGWGRWKDILNHGRFKKQLTEWDVESICRSLLAYCLVHYRGDDKIKSFMWDLIAPTEDGRTKELQNHLGLSAPVPRGRKGKKMKTQSSSFDIHKAEWLRKHNPEHMLQDDGYKKHLKHHCNKVLLRVRMLYYLKQEVIGSQAQKVLDGVDSSEVKIWVPDPDHSELPALWWDAVADKCLMLGVFKHGYEKYHTIRADPTLCFLERVGRPDEKAIAAEQRGNDFMDGDVDDPEYKPAPALVKDDMEDDASSPGDLVVADNPGDAAPVTEGQTTYWPSPSVLTARLRRLITASQRFTKSRQILHIHQVQSQSQQPMMLSTPLCPLPPTLNDTLNPKMVAKLERQQRWTRREEADFYRVVSTFGVVFDPNLGRFDWTKFRAMARLHKKTDESLQKYLCAFTAMCRRVCRLPPKEGDSAADPSLTIQPITEERASRTLYRVELLRQVREQVLRHSLLFERLRLCQMSSDLPVWWEVGTHDRDLLIGAAKHGVSRTDYHILRDPDLSFMASQRNYSQMKATPQQPRTTAPLLHPQFQAASSLMTGSPLPPPPQRDADPCGVVPKVEPASEDEEEAKERQRGSWSPPHPPATPTGLEEKPVSMVSDSERQMVAARTKPLTPNSSERKPKKASKRGRREARRGSESDSDGSSSSSSSRSSSSSSSSSSSSSHSGSSSSSSSSSCSSGSSSSSSSSSSSSDDSESEGEEAKKNVPVATSAKGFDEDSVASLSTTLDETQDTHVAENGVSNSSSHPFQGGGYMLAASYWPKDRVIINRLDSICQAVLKGKWPGPRRVYEPGGAVASFYTTKLLDNANSLSEDPSASPQGSKVTKHVAENKEFSVKLNDQEGGLKLTFQKQGLPMKRPLESEEGPHAQQQYLARLHELQSASDTGLADITKPQSSFQTVPPALTDQMRLNGALDGQPLVKKRRGRRKNVEGVDLLFMNRNQAPTAPNQAASGWGGIGQVGLAGAAMPGSSQSSGQVSADTETRVPVINLKDGTRLAGDDAPMRKDLELWLKEHPGFVADTGAFIPGVNKMQMQFHFQDGRPKQKRHRCRNPNKIDVNSLTGEERVQIINRRNARKVGGAFAPPLKDLCRFLQENPEYGVPPEWADVVKQSGYLPESMFDRILTGPIVPEEVSRRGRRPKNPLAKAAAPSPAASALGLNPLLNNGLLSGMDLSSLQAFQQNLQSLQSLQLTANLMGLPSDASNLAASNLAAMFPMMLSGMAGLPNLLGMSTLIGKPAQEGAGGSEERTKGTGEQSNAPSHTSDTKGERTEGSSMTPSSTSSCASSATTTQSASAASAASSHSLSLNPLLLSSMLYPGMLLTPGLNLPVSATQPQSSNGEPSSLPPAAAPPPPPATSLSSPKETELPQAQRDGEEDDDETPEEALDEDEEEEEEEETADQKENSGPESSVKAESSSSESGSSSSSSDDSDSSDED is encoded by the exons ATGGAGTCAGCTCTGCAGGACAAGCAGGAGAAGGCCAATAGGATAATATCAGAAGCTATTGCTAAGGCCCGGCAGAGAGGGGAGAAGAACATCCCTAGGGTTATGAGTCCAGAGAGCTTCCCCAGCTCTTCGGCTCAGTACAAGGCCCATTGGGACCGTGAGCATAAAGGAAACGGCAAGGCTCGGTCCAAAGACAAGGCCTGTAGGAAGGCCTGCATTGTACCCTCCTCCAAGTCCAAGCAAAAATCCAAGATTGG gAAAATTGTCATTAAGattggaaaaaagaagaaacgaAAGCCAGCGTCTTCAGAGGAGGAGTCTGATGATGATCCTCCCCCTCGTCACGCATCTAAGGACGCCGACTCT AAGAGGCGGTCTAACCGACAGGTGAAGAGGAAGAAGTATGCTGAAGAGCTGGAGGCCAGGTTGTCAGACGAGGACGTCAAGGTTATCGTCAAAGCCAAGAAAAGCAACACTGCAGCATCCAAGGAACCTGCTGTCCAGCTCTTTGTT GAGAATCCCACCGAAGAAGATGCGGCTGTTGTTGACAAAATCATGTCTTTTCGTATTGCAAAGAAAGAG gtttctcCAGGGGTGATGGTCGAAGTGGAGGAGTtctttgtaaaatacaaaaacta TTCCTACCTTCACTGTGAGTGGGCCACAGAGCAGCAGCTCGTGAAGGACAAGAGGATTCAGCAGAAGATCAAACGCTTCAAGATGAAACAGGCACAGAGGGCGCTCTTCTTCACAGAT ATGGAAGAGGACCCTTTTAACCCTGACTACGTAGAGGTGGACAGAGTGTTGGAGGTATCATATTGTGAGGACAAAGACACAGGAGAG GAAGTGGTGTACTACCTGGTGAAGTGGTGTTCGCTGCCGTACGAGGACAGCACCTGGGAGTTGAAGGATGACGTCGATCAGAGCAAGATTGAAGAGTTTGAGCAGCTGCAGGCAGTTAAGCCAGACTCGCGCAGAATG GAGCGGCCTCCAGCCAACCTGTGGAAGAAGAGGGAACAGTCAAGGGAATACAGGAATGGCAACACCCTCAGGGATTACCAGCTTGAGGGGGTCAACTGGCTTCTTTTCAACTGGTACAACAG GCGCAACTGCATCCTGGCAGATGAGATGGGCCTGGGAAAGACCATCCAGTCCATCACATTCCTTGAAGAGATCCATCGTATCGGCATCAGAGGCCCCTTCCTCATAATCGCCCCCCTGTCTACTATTGCAAACTGGGAGCGCGAGTTCCACACCTGGACTTACCTCAACGTCATTGTTTACCACGGAAGCATGATCAGCAGGCAGATGCTGCAGCAGTACGAGATGTATTTCAGGGATGCACAG GGCCGTGTGATACGAGGTGCCTACAAGTTCCAGGCTGTTATCACCACGTTTGAGATGATCCTGGGAGGCTGTCCTGAGCTCAACGCCATCGAGTGGCGCTGCGTGATCATAGACGAGGCCCATCGTCTCAAGAACAAGAACTGCAAGCTGCTAGAAGGCTTCAAGCTCATGAACCTG GAGCACAAGGTCCTGTTGACGGGTACCCCTCTCCAGAACACGGTGGAAGAGCTTTTTAGCCTCCTCCACTTCTTGGAACCGGCACGCTTCCCCTCTGAAAATACCTTCATGCAGGAGTTTGGAGACCTCAAGACCGAGGAGCAG GTTCAGAAACTTCAGGCCATCCTGAAGCCCATGATGCTGCGGCGTTTGAAAGAAGACGTGGAGAAGAAGCTGGCCCCTAAGGAGGAAACCATCATTGAGGTTGAGCTCACCAACATCCAGAAGAAATACTACCGGGCCATCCTCGAGAAGAATTTCTCTTTCCTGGCGAAAGGAGCTGGTCAGGCAAATATGCCCAACCTGGTCAACACCATGATGGAGCTAAGAAAGTGCTGCAACCACCCCTACCTCATCAAAG GGGCAGAAGAGAAGATCCTGGAGGACTTCAGGGAAGTCTACAGCCCTATTGCTGTCGACTTCCACCTGCAGGCGATGGTGCAGTCTGCCGGGAAGTTGGTTCTTATTGATAAACTGCTGCCTAAAATGAAGGCAGGAGGACACAAGGTGCTCATCTTCTCCCAAATGGTGCGCTGCCTGGATATCTTGGAAGACTACCTCATTCAGAAAAG GTACTTGTATGAGCGTATTGATGGTCGTGTTCGCGGGAACCTGCGACAGGCTGCTATCGACCGCTTCAGTAAGCCCGACTCGGACCgctttgttttcctcctgtgCACAAGAGCCGGTGGCCTGGGAATCAACCTCACTGCTGCAGACACCTGCATCATCTTCGACTCTGACTGGAACCCACAGAACGACCTGCAG GCCCAGGCTCGCTGCCACCGGATCGGTCAGAACAAAGCGGTGAAGGTGTATCGTCTTATCACCAGGAACTCGTACGAGCGTGAAATGTTTGACCGCGCCAGCCTCAAGTTGGGCCTGGACAAAGCAGTGTTACAGAGCATGAGCGGTCGAGATAACAGCCTGGGAGGAGGCACCGGGGGAGGG gctgtgcagcagcagctgtccaAGAAAGAGATTGAGGACCTGTTGCGACGCGGCGCCTATGGGGCCATCatggatgaggaggatgaagggGCCAAATTCTGTGAGGAAGATATCGACCAGATCCTGCAGCGTAGGACAAAGACCATCACGATTGAGTCAGAGGGACGAGGATCCACCTTTGCTAAA GCCAGTTTTGTAGCATCCGGAAACCGCACAGACATTTCTCTGGATGACCCTAATTTCTGGGACAAGTGGGCCAAAAAGGCTGACATTGATATGGACATGGTCAATGGCAGA AACAGCTTGGTGATCGACACTCCTCGAGTCAGGAAGCAGACGAGACCGTTCAGCGCCACCAAAGATGAGTTAGCAGAACTTTCAGAGGGTGAAAGTGACAGTGACGACACCAAGCCCAAGCTGAGACGAAATGATCGGCCCAACAGCTACGGTCGCACAGAGTGCTTTAGAGTGGAAAAGAACTTGCTTGTTTATGG CTGGGGCCGTTGGAAGGATATTCTCAACCATGGTCGTTTTAAGAAGCAGTTGACTGAGTGGGATGTAGAGTCCATCTGCAGGTCCCTGCTGGCTTACTGCCTGGTTCATTACCGTGGCGATGACAAAATTAAGAGCTTCATGTGGGACCTAATCGCTCCCACTGAGGATGGACGCACTAAGGAGCTGCAGAATCACCTGG GCTTGTCAGCTCCGGTCCCTCGAGGCAGGAAGGGTAAGAAGATGAAGACCCAGTCGAGCTCTTTTGACATCCATAAGGCTGAGTGGCTTAGAAAACATAACCCCGAGCATATGCTTCAGGACGACGGCTACAAGAAGCACTTGAAACACCACTGCAACAA GGTGCTGCTCAGGGTCAGAATGCTCTACTACCTGAAACAGGAGGTAATCGGAAGTCAGGCCCAGAAGGTGCTGGATGGCGTCGACTCCAG TGAGGTAAAGATCTGGGTGCCAGATCCGGACCACTCCGAGCTGCCAGCCCTGTGGTGGGATGCAGTCGCCGACAAGTGTCTGATGCTCGGTGTCTTCAAGCACG GTTATGAGAAGTACCACACTATCCGCGCAGACCCGACCTTGTGCTTTTTAGAGCGTGTGGGACGACCGGACGAGAAGGCCATCGCTGCCGAGCAGAGAGGCAACGATTTCATGGATGG GGATGTGGATGATCCAGAGTACAAGCCTGCTCCAGCCCTTGTAAAGGATGACATGGAG GATGACGCCTCCTCTCCTGGAGATTTAGTGGTTGCTGATAATCCTGGAG ATGCAGCTCCAGTGACAGAAGGCCAGACTACCTACTGGCCCTCCCCCTCGGTGCTGACAGCCAGACTGAGGCGACTGATCACAGCCTCTCAGCGCTTCACCAAGAGCCGGCAGATCCTCCACATCCACCAGGTTCAGTCTCAGTCCCAGCAGCCCATGATGCTGTCTACGCCACTCTGCCCGCTGCCCCCCACACTGAACGACACTCTAAATCCCAAGATGGTTGCAAAGCTCGAACGACAGCAAAG ATGGACCAGAAGAGAAGAGGCTGACTTTTACCGTGTTGTCTCGACTTTTGGGGTCGTTTTTGACCCAAACCTCGGGCGCTTTGACTGGACCAAGTTCAGGGCCATGGCTCGGCTTCACAAGAAAACCGACGAGAGCCTGCAGAAATACTTGTGCGCTTTCACCGCCATGTGCAGACGGGTGTGTCGCCTGCCACCTAAagaaggag acTCTGCGGCGGATCCTTCCCTCACCATCCAACCAATCACAGAGGAGCGAGCGTCTCGTACCCTTTACAGAGTAGAGCTGCTTCGCCAGGTGAGGGAACAAGTGCTCAGGCATTCGTTACTTTTCGAACGCCTCAGGCTGTGCCAGATGAGCTCGGACTTGCCTGTGTGGTGGGAGGTCGGTACTCATGACCGGGACCTGCTAATCGGTGCTGCAAAGCACGGCGTCAGTCGGACCGACTACCACATTCTGAGAGACCCTGACCTCAGCTTCATGGCTTCACAACGCAACTACAGCCAAATGAAAGCCACACCGCAGCAACCACGCACAACCGCGCCACTCTTGCACCCTCAGTTCCAGGCTGCCAGCTCGCTGATGACAGGCTCCCCGCTGCCCCCACCCCCTCAGAGGGACGCGGACCCCTGTGGGGTTGTGCCCAAAGTGGAGCCGGCCTCAGAGGACGAAGAAGAGGCCAAAGAGAGGCAAAGAGGGAGTTGGAGCCCCCCTCACCCGCCAGCGACTCCCACAGGTCTGGAAGAAAAGCCTGTTTCCATGGTGAGCGACAGTGAGAGGCAGATGGTGGCAGCACGAACCAAACCGCTCACCCCCAACTCCTCCGAGAGGAAACCCAAGAAGGCCAGCAAGAGAGGCCGCAGGGAGGCCAGGCGAGGCTCCGAGTCCGACTCAGACGGGTCCTCATCAAGCTCTTCATCAcgctcctcctcatcttcatcatcatcctcttcttcatcatcacaTTCCGGGTCCAGCTCCTCGTCCTCATCGTCATCTTGTTCTTCCggctcctcatcctcatcctcatcctcctcatcctcatccgaTGACAGTGAAAGTGAGGGAGAGGAAGCAAAGAAGAACG TGCCTGTAGCAACAAGTGCGAAGGGCTTTGATGAGGACAGTGTGGCCTCTTTAAGCACTACACTAGATGAAACACAAGACACCCATGTGGCTGAGAACGGTGTCTCCAACAGCTCCTCCCATCCTTTCCAGGGAGGAGGGTACATGCTGGCTGCGTCTTACTGGCCAAAG gaTCGTGTGATTATAAACCGCCTGGACAGCATCTGCCAGGCGGTGCTCAAAGGCAAGTGGCCGGGCCCACGTCGGGTCTATGAGCCCGGAGGCGCAGTGGCCTCCTTCTACACCACCAAGCTGCTCGACAACGCTAACAGCCTGAGCGAGGACCCCTCTGCTTCACCACAGGGGTCAAAGGTGACCAAGCATGTTGCAGAAAACAAGGAGTTCTCAGTAAAACTCAACGAT CAGGAGGGAGGTCTAAAGCTGACCTTCCAGAAACAGGGTCTGCCCATGAAGAGGCCCCTGGAGTCTGAAGAAGGCCCCCATGCCCAGCAGCAGTATCTGGCCCGCCTGCATGAGCTGCAGAGCGCCTCGGACACGGGCCTGGCTGACATCACCAAGCCTCAGAGCAGCTTCCAGACTG ttcCTCCTGCTCTTACTGATCAGATGAGGCTGAACGGAGCACTGGATGGTCAGCCCCTGGTGAAAAAGCGAAGAGGCAGGAGAAAAAATGTGGAAGGGGTGGACCTGCTCTTTATGAACAGGAATCAAGCTCCTACTGCTCCCAATcag GCGGCCTCAGGATGGGGGGGGATTGGCCAAGTGGGCTTAGCTGGAGCTGCCATGCCAGGATCCAGTCAGAGCTCCGGTCAGGTCTCTGCAGACACAGAGACCAGGGTCCCCGTCATCAACCTCAAAGATGGCACCCGCCTCGCAGGGGACGACGCCCCCATGAGGAAAGACCTGGAACTGTGGCTGAAGGAGCACCCTGGCTTTGTGGCAGACACAGGAGCTTTTATCCCT ggtgtaaataaaatgcaaatgcaaTTCCACTTCCAGGATGGTCGACCCAAGCAGAAAAGGCACCGCTGCAGGAACCCGAACAAGATCGATGTCAACAGTCTGACCGGAGAGGAGAGGGTCCAGATAATCAACAGGAGAAACGCCCGCAAG GTCGGCGGAGCCTTTGCTCCTCCTCTCAAAGATCTGTGCCGATTCCTTCAGGAAAACCCAGAATATGGAGTCCCGCCTGAATGGGCGGATGTAGTTAAACAATCG GGTTACCTCCCAGAGAGCATGTTTGACCGGATCCTAACGGGACCCATCGTTCCTGAGGAGGTGAGTCGGCGAGGTCGTCGACCGAAGAATCCTCTGGCAAAGGCGGCGGCGCCCAGCCCGGCGGCCTCTGCTCTGGGTTTGAACCCTCTCCTGAATAACGGCCTCCTCTCTGGGATGGACCTCAGCAGTCTGCAGGCCTTCCAGCAAAATCTGCAGAGCTTACAGTCCCTGCAGCTCACCGCAAACCTGATGGGACTCCCATCCGACGCCAGCAACCTGGCTGCGAGTAACCTAGCGGCCATGTTTCCCATGATGCTTTCTGGTATGGCGGGACTGCCAAACCTGCTTGGCATGAGCACCTTGATCGGGAAGCCGGCTCAGGAAGGCGCAGGAGGCTCTGAAGAGAGGACAAAGGGAACGGGAGAGCAGTCCAATGCCCCCTCTCACACTTCTGACACCAAAGGAGAAAGGACAGAGGGCTCGAGCATGACTCCTTCCTCCACTTCCAGCTGTGCTTCCTCTGCCACCACCACACAAAGTGCTTCAGCTGCCTCCGCAGCCTCCAGTCACTCACTCTCTCTTAACCCCTTGTTACTCTCCAGTATGCTTTACCCAGGGATGCTTCTCACTCCAGGCCTTAACCTTCCTGTGTCTGCCACACAGCCTCAGAGCTCCAACGGTGAGCCTTCCAGCCTTCCCcccgctgctgctcctcctcctccacctgcaaCCTCCCTGTCATCACCAAAGGAGACGGAGCTGCCTCAGGCACAAAGGGACGGAGAGGAGGACGACGACGAGACGCCAGAGGAAGCTTTGGAcgaagacgaagaagaagaggaggaggaggaaactgctgatcaaaaagaaaacagtggtCCTGAAAGTTCAGTGAAAGCGGAGTCGTCTTCATCAGAATCTGGGAGCTCTTCCTCATCCTCTGATGATTCCGACTCCAGCGACGAGGACTAA